A single window of Deinococcus radiotolerans DNA harbors:
- a CDS encoding 5-oxoprolinase subunit B family protein has product MPAPSGPCPPTFEWLGDAALSVHTPLARELFASLRAQPLPGVLEAVPALDLLTLLLDPPGAGEAVLAGVQTRLATLRPAPGGSGRTLVVPVTFDGADLAWCAAHAGLSGPAFVAALCAAELEVAFLGFTPGFAFLTGLPAALQMPRLDAPRERVPAGSVALGGPWAGVYPRPTPGGWRLVGRTSVNFFDLSRRAPVPWQAGDRVRFEARP; this is encoded by the coding sequence ATGCCTGCACCCTCCGGTCCGTGCCCGCCGACTTTTGAGTGGCTGGGGGACGCTGCGCTGAGCGTTCACACGCCACTGGCCCGCGAACTGTTCGCCAGCCTGCGCGCGCAGCCGCTGCCGGGCGTGCTGGAGGCCGTGCCCGCCCTGGATCTGCTGACGCTGCTACTGGATCCGCCCGGCGCGGGCGAGGCGGTGCTGGCGGGCGTGCAGACGCGGCTGGCGACGCTGAGACCCGCGCCGGGCGGGTCGGGGCGGACCCTGGTGGTGCCCGTGACCTTTGACGGTGCGGACCTGGCGTGGTGCGCGGCGCACGCGGGTCTGTCCGGGCCGGCGTTCGTGGCGGCGCTGTGCGCGGCGGAGCTGGAGGTGGCCTTCCTGGGGTTCACGCCGGGCTTCGCGTTCCTGACAGGGCTGCCCGCCGCGCTTCAGATGCCGCGCCTGGACGCGCCGCGCGAACGGGTGCCGGCGGGCAGCGTGGCACTGGGCGGACCGTGGGCGGGCGTGTACCCGCGCCCGACGCCGGGCGGCTGGCGGCTGGTGGGCCGCACGTCCGTGAATTTCTTCGATCTGTCGCGCCGGGCGCCGGTGCCGTGGCAGGCGGGCGACCGGGTCCGGTT
- a CDS encoding nitrilase-related carbon-nitrogen hydrolase has protein sequence MTAPHPQAARHVRAVAVQPHWSAQDFVTAAAFRRWMRAQLDMARPHLNENGVNLVVLTELNGLPLVMRGGAWALRLRTFERVALALFLARLPRTLPILLRERVSPVRALQLADIDANTDLYLTTCRDLAREYGVYLCCGSAPTPRYERRSARLCRQPGLLTNQTVLLDPNGDLIGVTDKVHLTPDEEAGGVDLTPGALGDLRVFPTPAGDLGVAISLDAFRADVIGTLAAQGCTVLLQPDANGAPWTAKEGLPPDPANLRDQPEAWLESSWQVTAQRQIPYAVNPMVVGNLLDLTFDGQSAITGPAEEAPAPRSYVLTAPRPGFLALAPWVTSGEPPALREAGRHRAALSGHPMENQYREATLHADLTLPPATRPAPPRTPHEDALHALLRGEARAARPGRWPWVLAALPLALLARPLWRRRRA, from the coding sequence ATGACCGCCCCCCACCCGCAGGCCGCCCGGCACGTCCGCGCGGTCGCCGTGCAGCCCCACTGGAGTGCGCAGGACTTCGTGACCGCCGCCGCGTTCCGCCGCTGGATGCGCGCCCAGCTGGACATGGCCAGACCCCACCTGAACGAGAACGGCGTGAACTTGGTCGTGCTGACCGAACTGAACGGGCTGCCACTGGTCATGCGCGGCGGCGCGTGGGCACTCCGTCTGCGCACCTTCGAGCGGGTGGCCCTGGCCCTGTTCCTGGCGCGGCTGCCACGCACGCTGCCCATCCTGCTGCGCGAGCGGGTGTCCCCCGTCCGCGCGCTGCAACTCGCGGACATCGACGCCAACACCGACCTGTACCTGACCACCTGCCGCGACCTGGCGCGCGAGTACGGCGTGTACCTCTGCTGCGGCAGCGCGCCCACCCCCCGATACGAACGCCGCAGCGCCCGGCTGTGCCGCCAGCCCGGCCTCCTGACGAACCAGACCGTCCTGCTCGACCCGAACGGCGACCTGATCGGCGTGACCGACAAGGTCCACCTCACCCCCGACGAGGAGGCGGGCGGCGTGGACCTCACCCCCGGCGCCCTGGGCGACCTGCGCGTCTTCCCCACGCCCGCCGGGGACCTGGGCGTCGCCATCAGCCTCGACGCGTTCCGGGCCGACGTCATCGGCACGCTGGCCGCGCAGGGCTGCACCGTGCTGCTGCAACCCGACGCAAACGGCGCGCCCTGGACCGCCAAGGAAGGCCTGCCCCCCGACCCCGCGAACCTCCGCGACCAGCCCGAAGCGTGGCTGGAGAGCAGCTGGCAGGTCACCGCCCAGCGCCAGATTCCCTACGCCGTGAATCCCATGGTCGTCGGCAATCTCCTCGACCTCACCTTCGACGGTCAGAGCGCCATCACCGGCCCCGCCGAGGAAGCCCCAGCGCCGCGCAGCTACGTCCTGACCGCCCCCCGCCCCGGCTTCCTGGCCCTGGCGCCCTGGGTGACCAGCGGCGAGCCCCCCGCCCTGCGCGAGGCTGGACGCCACCGCGCCGCGCTCAGCGGCCACCCCATGGAAAACCAGTACCGCGAGGCCACCCTGCACGCCGACCTGACCCTGCCGCCCGCCACGCGACCGGCCCCGCCCCGCACGCCCCACGAGGACGCGCTGCACGCCCTGCTGCGTGGCGAGGCCCGCGCCGCCCGCCCGGGACGGTGGCCCTGGGTCCTCGCGGCCCTCCCGCTGGCCCTGCTGGCCCGGCCACTCTGGCGCCGGCGCCGGGCATGA